The proteins below come from a single Metarhizium brunneum chromosome 1, complete sequence genomic window:
- the TRI14_0 gene encoding Trichothecene biosynthesis protein 14, which yields MRSNTLLPSLAVLGAGAFAWPTTGGDVTIKSFQLYPENADYYAKLDRVYISVLYNSSVAVWDPTNNVIESIIEFPETNKTEYHASGIEVEAKTGLLSAIINPGAAFDTSGADISGDSFLYKIDMKTKKWLWRKNVSKPTEGRYGGCQEAIHDRHHNTFVLCTYPGAIIKVSADGKTATSWYESNYMKPGETPQRPGLTGGVSKDDFLLAVDDESHKLLRFDMREEKGNPVVVPIGKNNEDVGLGLDGAYLPPKYDGQVLLVTSESKEINVIISNDNWKTAEKAGVIKNTYFDNPENNRGFSVSTVQIGEGDDAPIYSINEYFLDAQDASKPTVPGTLAKDRSEFPLQDITKAVDDIVWS from the exons ATGCGCAGCAATACTCTCCTTCCTTCACTGGCGGTTCTGGGGGCTGGTGCCTTCGCTTGGCCTACTACGGGCGGCGATGTTACGATTAAATCTTTCCAGCTCTATCCGGAAAACGCTGACTACTACGCCAAGCTTGATCGCGTCTACATCAG TGTGTTATATAACTCCTCAGTGGCAGTATGGGATCCAACAAACAATGTTATTGAGAGCATTATTGAATTTCCAGAAACAAACAAAACGGAATATCATGCAAGCGGTATAGAAGTCGAGGCCAAGACCGGGCTCTTGTCAGCTATTATCAACCCTGGTGCTGCGTTTGACACGTCGGGCGCGGATATTTCCGGGGATAGCTTCCTTTACAAGATCGATATGAAAACAAAGAAATGGCTGTGGCGCAAAAACGTTAGCAAACCGACCGAGGGACGCTACGGCGGCTGCCAGGAAGCTATACATGACCGCCACCACAACACTTTTGTTCTTTGCACTTATCCAGGTGCGATTATTAAAGTTAGCGCCGACGGAAAGACAGCTACCTCTTGGTACGAGAGCAATTATATGAAGCCTGGTGAGACGCCCCAAAGGCCAGGCCTTACTGGCGGTGTATCCAAGGACGATTTCCTGCTCGCAGTTGACGATGAGTCACACAAGCTGCTGCGCTTCGATATGCGCGAGGAAAAGGGTAACCCTGTTGTAGTTCCAATTGGGAAAAACAACGAGGATGTGGGTCTGGGACTCGACGGCGCCTACCTGCCTCCCAAGTATGATGGTCAAGTTCTCCTGGTTACTTCTGAGTCTAAGGAAATTAATGTCATCATATCCAACGACAATTGGAAAACCGCCGAGAAAGCTGGAGTTATTAAGAACACTTACTTCGACAACCCAGAGAATAACCGGGGATTCTCAGTATCGACTGTCCAGatcggcgagggcgatgatGCTCCTATCTACTCCATCAACGAGTACTTTTTGGATGCCCAGGACGCCAGCAAACCTACAGTCCCAGGCACCCTCGCCAAGGACCGATCCGAATTTCCCCTCCAGGATATTACCAAAGCTGTTGACGACATTGTTTGGTCCTAG